Within the Mucilaginibacter sp. CSA2-8R genome, the region TTTTGTAGTTGAAAACGATGGATCGTTAACAGACATTCAAGCCATTGGAAGATCACTGGATTCGAGTGCTGCACAAGAAGCAATCAGAGTGTTCAAACTCTCTCCCAAGTGGATACCGGGCAAACGCTACGGCAAGCCGATAAGAGTACAATATTCAGTACCTGTTTTCTTCGATTAGCACATCAACCTATTTTCGGCAAAATCCAAGTAATTCAAGTAATTCAACAATGATTTACCTGTAGTAAAGATGGGAATTAATCCGCCCCATTACAGAAGCAACACCTCAAAATCCAGTCAGGAATCACGTTTAGATTATCTCCTACTGACTTGGCTGCTATGATGGTACACGATAGTCTAAACACGAAAAAACCCGGTAGCAATAAATAATGCTATCGGGTTTTCATCGAAAAATATCACGATTATCTACAAAAGGTCAGCTGCAGGTTCAACCCAGTTACCATCTTCCCGAATAATACCAATCAGTTCATCAAGTGCTTTGGCGGTGTTCACATTCTTTTTAACTACTTCTTTGCCGCGGTAAAGCGTTATTTTACCCGGACCCGCACCTACGTAACCATAATCGGCATCGGCCATTTCGCCAGGGCCATTTACAATACAGCCCATAATGCCAATTTTCAGCCCTTTTAAATGACTGGTACGGCTGCGAATCATTTGCGTAGTTTCCTGCAAATCAAACAATGTACGGCCGCAGCTTGGGCAGGAAATATATTCTGTTTTAGAAATACGCGAACGGGTAGCCTGTAAAATACCGAAGGCCGTTGAGGTAATTACCGAGGCTGGTAATTCAGGCGCATCAATCCATACACCATCGCCAAAACCGTCTACCAGTAAAGCTCCCAAATCGGTAGCGGCATATAACTGCAATTGGGTCACGGCATCGGTAGAGGCCTGCGCCGAAATCAGGATATGGGTATTGTTAATGTCCACCAACGGTAATGCATTAGCTGCCGACGCGTCGGTTTGTATGGTAGATGCTGTTACATTGCTTTCACCGAAACGATAGCGACGTTTGATGATGACCGGTGTATCAATACCAGCTTCTTCCAGTTTGAAGAAAAAGCTGCGCTGTTCGGCCATGCCATGCAGTGTGTTTGTTTCCAACACCCAAACCAGTCCTTTATCATCAGCCAGTTGCTTAAACTGGGCGGCATCAAAATCGGCTAAGCTAACCTTTACCAGATTAAGCGCCGACGAGCGGTCGGTTGCCGATAAGTATTCGGATAACGTAAATACCGGATGGCAATTTTTCTTGTTAGCTAAAGTTTGCCAGGTAGTATAATTATATAACTGCTTTAAATTACCCGGAAAAGTAAATGAGGACAATTGGTCGGCTAGGTACACAAAATCTACCGACTGGTCGGCCATGTTATATTTATCCAGTATAGGCGAATATAAATAACCGGCATCATTTAGTACTGAGGGGTCTTTTAAATTGCGGTTGCTTAAATCAACCACCACCCGCGGCACCATGTGCCCGCCAATAAAGGCGTTGGCCTCAAAAGTAGCACGCTTTTGATATTCGTAAGGATTATGTGCTACCGGTTGTGTGTTGCCGGTTGCAGGTAGGTTATCTTGATTCTTTACTCTTGATTCCTGATTCCGCAAAGCATATCGATTTACTAAAGCAATAGCTACCGGCGCTTCGGCTTCGGGCTCCTCGGTTAAAGAAACGCGAACGGTGTCGCCCAAACCATCCTCAAGCAAAGTACCAATACCTACGGCCGATTTGATACGACCATCCTCGCCGTCGCCGGCCTCGGTTACACCCAGGTGAAGCGGATAATTCATCCCTTCAGCCACCATAGTGTCCACCAGTAAACGGTAAGCCTGTACCATTACCTGTGGGTTACTGCTTTTCATGGAGATGACGAGGTTATAATAATTAAGTGCTTCGCACATCCGGATAAACTCCATAGCCGACTCTACCATTCCCTGCGGAGTATCGCCATAACGGCTCATGATCCGGTCGCTCAAAGAGCCATGGTTGGTACCGATACGCATAGCAGTACCATACTCTTTGCAAATATTTACCAACGGGGTAAATTTTTGAAAGATGCGGTCCAGCTCGCCCTGATATTCCAAGTCGGTATACTCCAACTCGTCAAACTTTTTTTTATCGGCGTAATTGCCGGGGTTAACCCGTACCTTTTCTACAATACGCGCAGCCACTTCGGCAGCGTTAGGCGTAAAGTGTATATCAGCCACCAGCGGCACGGTGTATCCACGCGCACGTAACTGTTTTTTTATTTCGGCCAGGTTTTGCGCTTCTTTGATGCTTGGTGCCGTGATACGCACATACTCACAACCGGCATCAACCATGCGTATGGTTTGTTCAACCGTACCTATGGTATCCATGGTATCGGTAGTGGTCATGCTTTGTATGCGGATGGGATTGCTGCCCCCCATTGGCACATCACCAATGGTTACTTCGCGGGTTACAAAACGAGAATATTGAGTGAGTGAGTTACAGTAACGGCCAGGCAGCCCTTTTACAGCTTCAGCGTTCATCATAGGATATGCGCAATTATCTTAACAATACAAAGTTAAGCATTATTAGCCTTATGCTTGCTTCAATAAAATTTTGAAATATTAAAGTACGTCTTTACGCAGTACGTAAGTTTTAGCCGCCCGGTCATGCACAGCTTGGTTATAATCGCCAAAAAGGGCTAATAAAAATCCCACGAAGCAAAATATAATAGATATCATCTTCACGAAACTGCGCAATAATGCTCTTCCGAAACTCATCTTCAAACCGTCCTGGTCAACCACAATTAGTTTAAACAATACCTGCCCTAAAGTAGCGCTTAACGGGGTAACTAAGCAGATAAGGTTATACAGCCAAACGGTTACAAAAAACACGCCCTGTAAAATTAATACATCTTTAACGTCAGACGGATTGATGGGGTGGCTCAGGCTGATGTTATTAAGTTTTTCGACAGGCAAATAACCTCTTAACAAACTAAACTCCAGGCGTAGTATCATACTGATTACAAAGTAATCAACAATAAAGGCCAGCAACCGGTACCCGAACCCAGCTAAGTTCGACTCGGTAGGGAAGTAATATCCTTCGTAACGAAAATACTCGGCAAAGTCTAAAATATCGCTGGCTTTTGTCCAGTTACTAAATGGTGTACGCACCATATCGTCGGGTTCCAGTCGGCCGTCGGTTAATTCTTCAAAGGTAAAAGGGCCTTTTTCACCGTCATTATCTTTAACAAAAAAACTATCCATGTATGTGTGTTGTGCTAAGCACGGCCTGCAAAAGTAATGTTTTAATTACCGTTTGCCTAACCATTACGAACTCATGGCATATACCACAATATTTACGCCGAACTTAGTGTTATCCTCGGCCAAAAAACGCTTGTTCCTGAAATCATAATCCCACTCACAGCCATAATCTTTGTTACTATACAACACCGCAATACGCCCGTTAATAGTAATGGCCTTTAAATAATCATGCACCAAATCATCACCCCAGCCATTCAACTCAAACGAGGTATTGGGCGGACCTTTTTCAAAGGTGAAGAATGAACGGTAGATTTCGTGATTATTCGGTATTTTTTTCATGGCCTGAGGCCCAAACAAGGCCGACATCTGCGCCTCGAATGATTTGGCAAACAGGCCGTCAATGTCGTGGTTACAGTCATCCACAAATACAAACCCGCCGTTTTGCACGTACTTTTTAAAGTTGGCGCGCTCCTGCGCATCAAACTGCACCAGCTTGTGACCGCTCAGGTAACTAAAAGGCGAGTTAAACACATCAGGACTACTCAGGGCCACTACTTTCTCTTTATTATCAATAGGAATGGTAGTGTACTCTAACAGCGAGTTTAAAATATTAGACGGCATGCGCTGGTCGGTATCCCAATCGCCGGAATGATAGCTAAAGCGGGTAAAAGTAAACTTGGAGGTTAATGCCATCAGTGTTAAAACTTTAAAAGTAGTACAAAATTTTATCCGCTAACGGTTTTTATTTGCCTGGTTTGTAAATTTTTGAATACTTATTTCAGGTTTTTACAAAATCTCACTCCATTTAACCTAAATCAAGATATATTGTGGAGCCGTTTACCACGTACTTACCATTTTGATATCAAATTGCGCTTTGGAAATTACAGAAACACACGTTAAATCATTGCTGGCAAAGCTGCCGCAGTTAAAAATTGAGATACAAAAGGTCATTGTTGGCCAGGAACATATTTTAGATGAATTACTGGTGGCATTTTTAGCCGGCGGCCATTGTTTGCTGGAAGGCGTACCAGGGCTGGCTAAAACCTTATTAGTTAAAACCATGTCGCAGGCACTGCACTTGTCTTTTCGCCGGATACAGTTTACACCCGATTTGATGCCTACCGATATTGTAGGCACCGAAATTTTAGAAGAAGACCACGTAACCGGTAAGCG harbors:
- the ispG gene encoding (E)-4-hydroxy-3-methylbut-2-enyl-diphosphate synthase, whose product is MNAEAVKGLPGRYCNSLTQYSRFVTREVTIGDVPMGGSNPIRIQSMTTTDTMDTIGTVEQTIRMVDAGCEYVRITAPSIKEAQNLAEIKKQLRARGYTVPLVADIHFTPNAAEVAARIVEKVRVNPGNYADKKKFDELEYTDLEYQGELDRIFQKFTPLVNICKEYGTAMRIGTNHGSLSDRIMSRYGDTPQGMVESAMEFIRMCEALNYYNLVISMKSSNPQVMVQAYRLLVDTMVAEGMNYPLHLGVTEAGDGEDGRIKSAVGIGTLLEDGLGDTVRVSLTEEPEAEAPVAIALVNRYALRNQESRVKNQDNLPATGNTQPVAHNPYEYQKRATFEANAFIGGHMVPRVVVDLSNRNLKDPSVLNDAGYLYSPILDKYNMADQSVDFVYLADQLSSFTFPGNLKQLYNYTTWQTLANKKNCHPVFTLSEYLSATDRSSALNLVKVSLADFDAAQFKQLADDKGLVWVLETNTLHGMAEQRSFFFKLEEAGIDTPVIIKRRYRFGESNVTASTIQTDASAANALPLVDINNTHILISAQASTDAVTQLQLYAATDLGALLVDGFGDGVWIDAPELPASVITSTAFGILQATRSRISKTEYISCPSCGRTLFDLQETTQMIRSRTSHLKGLKIGIMGCIVNGPGEMADADYGYVGAGPGKITLYRGKEVVKKNVNTAKALDELIGIIREDGNWVEPAADLL
- a CDS encoding DUF4159 domain-containing protein, giving the protein MALTSKFTFTRFSYHSGDWDTDQRMPSNILNSLLEYTTIPIDNKEKVVALSSPDVFNSPFSYLSGHKLVQFDAQERANFKKYVQNGGFVFVDDCNHDIDGLFAKSFEAQMSALFGPQAMKKIPNNHEIYRSFFTFEKGPPNTSFELNGWGDDLVHDYLKAITINGRIAVLYSNKDYGCEWDYDFRNKRFLAEDNTKFGVNIVVYAMSS
- a CDS encoding RDD family protein, producing MDSFFVKDNDGEKGPFTFEELTDGRLEPDDMVRTPFSNWTKASDILDFAEYFRYEGYYFPTESNLAGFGYRLLAFIVDYFVISMILRLEFSLLRGYLPVEKLNNISLSHPINPSDVKDVLILQGVFFVTVWLYNLICLVTPLSATLGQVLFKLIVVDQDGLKMSFGRALLRSFVKMISIIFCFVGFLLALFGDYNQAVHDRAAKTYVLRKDVL